A single genomic interval of Streptomyces sp. BA2 harbors:
- a CDS encoding nitrite/sulfite reductase: MAATPEKPTTAAPRRKASRHRGEGQWAVGHFTPLNGNEQFKKDDDGLNVRTRIETIYSKRGFDSIDPNDLRGRMRWWGLYTQRRQGIDGGKTAILEPEELDDEYFMLRIRIDGGRLTTEQLRVIGEISQEFARGTADLTDRQNVQYHWIRIEDVPAIWERLEAVGLSTTEACGDTPRVILGSPVAGIAENEIIDGSSAIDEIQRRFIGNPDFSNLPRKFKSAVSGSPQLDVAHEINDVAFVGVNHPEHGPGFDLWVGGGLSTNPKLGVRLGAWVPLDEVPDVYGGVIGIFRDYGYRRLRNRARLKFLVADWGPEKFRQILQDEYLKYKLVDGPAPEQPTGTWRDHLGVHKQKDGRFYVGFAPRVGRVDGATLTKIADVAAAHGSGRLRTTAEQKMIVLDVEEAQVESLVAGLEALDLRVNPSPFRRGTMACTGIEFCKLAIVETKARGASLIDELERRIPEFDQPITININGCPNACARIQVADIGLKGQLVLDGDGNQVEGFQVHLGGALGLEAGFGRKVRGLKVTSAELPDYVERVLKRFEEERADDERFATWVARASEEALS, encoded by the coding sequence ATGGCTGCCACCCCTGAAAAACCCACGACTGCCGCGCCCCGGCGCAAGGCGAGCCGTCACCGTGGTGAGGGCCAGTGGGCCGTTGGCCACTTCACGCCGCTCAATGGGAACGAACAGTTCAAGAAGGACGACGACGGTCTCAATGTGCGGACACGCATTGAGACGATCTATTCGAAGCGCGGCTTCGATTCCATCGACCCGAACGATCTTCGTGGGCGTATGCGCTGGTGGGGGCTCTACACCCAGCGCCGGCAGGGCATCGACGGCGGCAAGACCGCGATCCTGGAGCCCGAAGAGCTGGACGACGAGTACTTCATGCTGCGGATCCGGATCGACGGCGGGCGGCTCACCACCGAGCAGCTGCGCGTCATCGGCGAGATCTCGCAGGAGTTCGCGCGCGGCACCGCCGACCTCACCGACCGGCAGAACGTCCAGTACCACTGGATCCGCATCGAGGACGTGCCCGCGATCTGGGAGCGGCTCGAAGCCGTGGGGCTTTCCACCACCGAGGCCTGCGGTGACACTCCCCGCGTCATCCTCGGCTCGCCCGTCGCCGGTATCGCCGAGAACGAGATCATCGACGGATCCTCCGCCATCGACGAGATCCAGCGCCGCTTCATCGGCAACCCCGACTTCTCGAACCTGCCGCGCAAGTTCAAGTCGGCGGTCTCCGGGTCGCCGCAGCTCGACGTCGCGCACGAGATCAACGACGTCGCCTTCGTCGGCGTGAACCACCCCGAGCACGGCCCCGGCTTCGACCTCTGGGTGGGCGGCGGCCTCTCCACCAACCCGAAGCTCGGCGTGCGGCTCGGCGCCTGGGTGCCGCTGGACGAGGTGCCCGACGTGTACGGCGGTGTCATCGGCATCTTCCGTGACTACGGCTACCGGCGCCTTCGCAACCGCGCCCGGTTGAAGTTCCTCGTCGCCGACTGGGGCCCGGAGAAGTTCCGGCAGATCCTTCAGGACGAGTACCTGAAGTACAAGCTCGTCGACGGGCCCGCCCCCGAGCAGCCGACCGGCACCTGGCGCGACCACCTCGGCGTGCACAAGCAGAAGGACGGCCGCTTCTACGTCGGGTTCGCCCCCCGCGTCGGCCGCGTGGACGGCGCGACGCTCACGAAGATCGCGGATGTCGCCGCCGCCCACGGCTCGGGGCGGCTTCGCACCACCGCCGAGCAGAAGATGATCGTGCTCGATGTGGAGGAGGCTCAGGTCGAGTCGCTCGTGGCGGGGCTCGAAGCCCTCGATCTGCGGGTCAATCCCTCCCCCTTCCGGCGCGGCACCATGGCCTGCACCGGCATCGAGTTCTGCAAGCTGGCGATCGTCGAGACCAAGGCGCGCGGCGCCTCGCTCATCGACGAACTGGAGCGCCGCATCCCGGAGTTCGACCAGCCGATCACCATCAACATCAACGGCTGCCCGAACGCCTGCGCCCGCATCCAGGTCGCCGACATCGGCCTGAAGGGGCAGTTGGTCCTCGACGGCGACGGCAACCAGGTCGAGGGCTTCCAGGTGCACCTGGGCGGCGCGCTCGGCCTTGAGGCCGGGTTCGGCCGCAAGGTCCGTGGCCTGAAAGTCACTTCGGCCGAGCTGCCCGACTACGTCGAGCGGGTCCTCAAGCGCTTCGAGGAGGAGCGCGCGGACGACGAGCGCTTCGCCACCTGGGTCGCCCGCGCCAGCGAGGAGGCCCTGTCGTGA
- the cysC gene encoding adenylyl-sulfate kinase translates to MTQPQTAPQPQQATGPRNVSEKHVTTGATIWLTGLPSAGKTTIAYELAARLGDDGHRVEVLDGDEIREFLSAGLGFSREDRHTNVQRIGFVAELLARNGVKVLVPVIAPFADSREAVRGRHQTGGTPYLEVHVATPVEVCSVRDVKGLYAKQAAGEISGLTGVDDPYEAPESPDLRIESQDQTVQESAAALRALLIERGLA, encoded by the coding sequence ATGACACAGCCTCAGACGGCGCCTCAGCCTCAGCAAGCCACCGGTCCCCGGAACGTATCGGAGAAGCACGTGACCACCGGAGCCACCATCTGGCTCACGGGTCTGCCCAGCGCGGGCAAGACCACCATCGCCTACGAACTCGCGGCCAGGCTCGGCGATGACGGCCACCGGGTCGAGGTGCTCGACGGCGACGAGATCCGCGAGTTCCTCTCGGCGGGCCTCGGCTTCAGCCGCGAGGACCGGCACACGAACGTGCAGCGCATCGGCTTCGTCGCCGAACTGCTCGCGCGCAACGGCGTGAAGGTCCTGGTGCCGGTGATCGCCCCCTTCGCGGACAGCCGTGAGGCGGTGCGGGGGCGCCACCAGACGGGCGGCACGCCCTACCTGGAGGTTCACGTGGCCACGCCGGTGGAGGTCTGCTCCGTACGCGACGTGAAGGGTCTGTACGCCAAGCAGGCGGCCGGTGAGATCTCCGGGCTCACGGGCGTCGACGACCCCTACGAGGCACCCGAGTCACCCGATCTGCGCATCGAGTCGCAGGACCAGACCGTGCAGGAGTCCGCGGCGGCCTTGCGCGCGCTGCTCATCGAAAGGGGTCTGGCATGA
- the cysD gene encoding sulfate adenylyltransferase subunit CysD — MTTTVATVTEGTDSPYALSHLDALESEGVHIFREVAGEFERPVILFSGGKDSIVMLHLALKAFAPAAVPFSLLHVDTGHNFPEVIEYRDRVVAEHGLRLHVASVQDYIDAGKLRERPDGTRNPLQTVPLTEKIQSEKFDAVFGGGRRDEEKARAKERVFSLRDEFSQWDPRRQRPELWQLYNGRHAPGEHVRVFPLSNWTELDVWQYIAREGIELPQIYFAHERDVFQRSGMWLTAGEWGGPKDEETVEKRLVRYRTVGDMSCTGAVDSDATTLDAVIAEIAASRLTERGATRADDKLSEAAMEDRKREGYF, encoded by the coding sequence ATGACGACCACCGTGGCCACCGTGACCGAGGGGACGGACAGTCCCTACGCCCTGTCCCACCTGGACGCCCTGGAGTCGGAGGGTGTGCACATCTTCCGCGAGGTGGCGGGTGAGTTCGAGCGGCCGGTGATCCTCTTCTCCGGCGGCAAGGACTCCATCGTCATGCTGCACCTCGCGCTGAAGGCCTTCGCCCCCGCGGCGGTCCCCTTCTCGCTGCTGCACGTCGACACCGGGCACAACTTCCCCGAGGTCATCGAGTACCGCGACCGCGTGGTCGCCGAGCACGGGCTTCGGCTGCATGTCGCCTCCGTGCAGGACTACATCGACGCGGGCAAGCTGCGCGAGCGCCCGGACGGGACGCGCAACCCGCTCCAGACCGTGCCGCTCACCGAGAAGATCCAGAGCGAGAAGTTCGACGCGGTCTTCGGCGGCGGACGACGGGACGAGGAGAAGGCCCGCGCCAAGGAGCGGGTGTTCTCCCTGCGCGACGAGTTCTCGCAGTGGGACCCGCGCCGCCAGCGCCCCGAGCTGTGGCAGCTCTACAACGGCCGCCACGCGCCCGGCGAGCACGTCCGCGTGTTCCCGCTGTCCAACTGGACCGAGCTGGACGTCTGGCAGTACATCGCCCGCGAAGGCATCGAGCTCCCCCAGATCTACTTCGCGCACGAGCGGGACGTGTTCCAGCGCTCCGGCATGTGGCTGACCGCCGGTGAGTGGGGCGGGCCCAAGGACGAGGAGACGGTGGAGAAGCGGCTCGTCCGCTACCGCACCGTCGGCGACATGTCCTGCACCGGCGCCGTCGACTCCGACGCCACCACGCTGGACGCCGTCATCGCCGAGATCGCCGCTTCGCGGCTGACCGAGCGCGGCGCGACGAGGGCCGACGACAAGCTCTCCGAGGCCGCCATGGAAGACCGCAAGCGCGAGGGGTACTTCTAA
- a CDS encoding phosphoadenylyl-sulfate reductase, whose protein sequence is MTTVQAQGQRTDDELKALAEQAGRDLEDASALEILQWAVDTFGERFCVTSSMEDAVVAHLASRARPGVDVVFLDTGYHFPETIGTRDAVAAVMDVNVITLTPRQSVAEQDAEFGAKLHDRNPDLCCAMRKVKPLEEGLTSYAAWATGLRRDESPTRAGTPVVGWDEKRRKVKVSPIARWTQDDVDAYVTEHGVLTNPLLMDGYGSVGCAPCTRRLLEGEDARAGRWAGNAKTECGIH, encoded by the coding sequence ATGACGACCGTTCAGGCTCAAGGACAGCGCACCGACGACGAGTTGAAGGCTCTCGCCGAGCAGGCGGGGCGGGACCTGGAGGACGCCTCGGCCCTGGAGATCCTCCAGTGGGCCGTCGACACCTTCGGCGAGCGCTTCTGCGTGACCTCCTCCATGGAGGACGCCGTCGTCGCCCATCTCGCCTCGCGCGCCCGCCCCGGTGTGGACGTCGTGTTCCTCGACACCGGCTACCACTTCCCGGAGACCATCGGCACCCGTGACGCCGTCGCCGCCGTGATGGACGTCAACGTCATCACGCTCACGCCGCGGCAGAGCGTCGCCGAGCAGGACGCCGAGTTCGGCGCGAAGCTGCACGACCGGAACCCCGACCTGTGCTGCGCCATGCGGAAGGTCAAGCCCCTTGAGGAGGGCCTGACTTCGTACGCCGCATGGGCGACGGGACTGCGCCGCGACGAGTCCCCGACCCGGGCGGGCACCCCGGTCGTCGGCTGGGACGAGAAGCGCCGCAAGGTCAAGGTCTCGCCGATCGCCCGCTGGACGCAGGACGACGTGGACGCCTACGTCACCGAGCACGGCGTCCTCACCAACCCCCTCCTCATGGACGGCTACGGCTCCGTGGGCTGCGCGCCCTGCACCCGCCGCCTCCTGGAGGGCGAGGACGCGCGCGCCGGACGCTGGGCGGGCAACGCCAAGACCGAGTGCGGGATCCATTGA